Proteins from one Pygocentrus nattereri isolate fPygNat1 chromosome 16, fPygNat1.pri, whole genome shotgun sequence genomic window:
- the nop56 gene encoding nucleolar protein 56, with product MVLLHVLFEHAAGYALFAVKEVEEIGMLLPQVEESVLNVGKFNSVVKLAAFFPFKSAQTALENINAISEGVVHADLKLFLETNLPSVGKKKALLGVADGKIGAALQEELGLSIQTGGVVAEILRGVRLHFHSLVKGLTAQAASKAQLGLGHSYSRAKVKFNVNRADNMIIQSIALLDQLDKDINTFSMRVREWYGYHFPELIKIVSDNSTYCKLAKLIGNRKELSEESLEALEEVTMDSAKAQAILEASRSSMGMDISPIDLINIESFSSRVVSLTAYRQELQEYLRSKMGQVAPNLAALIGEVVGARLISHAGSLTNLAKYPASTVQILGAEKALFRALKTRGNTPKYGLIFHSTFIGRAAAKNKGRISRYLANKCTIASRIDCFSEVPTSVFGDKLRDQVEERLSFYETGETPRKNLDVMKEAVVEASEAAAEIKRKLEKKEKKKKKREKRRLEALSTAEGEEEVEVKKRKSNGDAEARENGETEETVVKKKKKKADVEVKEEEEEVMTNGVDEAAPAKKKKKRKSEAVEPEVKEEEAEAQEPQQTEKKKKKKKKAEDE from the exons ATG GTTCTCTTACATGTGCTGTTTGAACATGCGGCTGGCTATGCCCTATTTGCCGTCAAAGAGGTGGAAGAGATTGGCATGCTTTTGCcacag GTTGAGGAAAGTGTCTTAAATGTTGGAAAATTCAACAGTGTTGTTAAACTGGcagcttttttccccttcaaGTCTGCACAGACTGCGCTTGAAAACATAAATGCAATTTCAGAAG GAGTCGTCCATGCAGATCTTAAGCTGTTTTTGGAAACCAACTTGCCTTCTGTGGGCAAAAAGAAGGCCCTGCTAGGAGTGGCTGATGGCAAGATTGGTGCAGCGCTGCAGGAGGAATTGGGACTGTCTATCCAGACAGGAGGAGTGGTGGCAGAGATACTTAGAG GTGTGCGCCTGCACTTTCATTCCCTGGTGAAAGGCCTCACGGCTCAGGCTGCCTCCAAAGCCCAGCTTGGTCTGGGTCACAGTTACTCTAGAGCCAAGGTCAAGTTCAACGTCAATAGAGCTGATAACATGATCATCCAGTCCATCGCCCTTCTTGATCAGCTAGACAAGGACATCAACACGTTCTCCATGCGTGTGCG tgaGTGGTATGGCTACCACTTCCCAGAGCTGATTAAAATTGTCAGTGACAATTCAACATATTGCAAGCTGGCCAAGTTGATTGGCAACAGAAAGGAGCTGAGTGAGGAGAGCTTGGAGGCTCTGGAGGAGGTCACCATGGACAGTGCTAAAGCACAGGCCATCCTTGAGGCCTCTCGCAGTTCCATGG GTATGGACATCTCCCCTATTGACCTGATCAACATTGAGAGCTTCTCCAGCAGAGTTGTGTCCCTCACTGCTTACAGACAAGAACTGCAGGAGTACTTGCGCTCTAAAATGGGCCAAGTGGCCCCCAATCTAGCAGCCCTCATTGGAGAAGtg GTGGGTGCTCGTCTTATTTCTCACGCTGGCAGCTTGACTAACCTGGCCAAGTATCCGGCCTCTACAGTGCAGATCCTGGGAGCGGAGAAGGCCCTGTTCAG GGCACTGAAGACCAGAGGGAATACGCCAAAGTACGGCCTCATCTTCCATTCCACATTCATCGGCCGTGCAGCCGCCAAGAATAAGGGTCGTATTTCCCGTTACCTTGCTAACAAGTGCACCATTGCCTCCCGGATTGACTGCTTCTCAG AGGTTCCAACAAGTGTTTTTGGAGACAAACTCCGTGACCAGGTGGAAGAGCGCCTGTCTTTTTATGAGACCGGCGAGACACCAAGGAAGAACCTGGATGTTATGAAAGAGGCAGTGGTAGAG GCAAgtgaagcagcagcagagatCAAGCGCAAActtgagaagaaagagaagaagaaaaagaagcgTGAAAAGAGGAGACTAGAGGCTCTGTCCACAGCTGAAGGAGAGGAGGAAGTTGAGGTCAAGAAGCGCAAATCCAATGGAGATGCTGAAGCCCGT GAAAATGGAGAAACTGAGGAGACGGttgtgaagaagaaaaagaaaaaggcagaTGTAGAagtgaaggaggaggaggaagaggtcATGACAAATGGTGTGGATGAGGCAGCTCctgctaaaaagaaaaagaagagaaagagtgaggcaGTGGAGCCTGAAGTGAAGGAAGAAGAAGCTGAGGCACAAGAGCCTCAACAGactgagaagaaaaagaagaaaaagaaaaaggcagagGATGAATAA